In Ptiloglossa arizonensis isolate GNS036 chromosome 6, iyPtiAriz1_principal, whole genome shotgun sequence, a single window of DNA contains:
- the Mgat4a gene encoding alpha-1,3-mannosyl-glycoprotein 4-beta-N-acetylglucosaminyltransferase a, translating to MTPHFVALTPIRRRCLIILSVVLVPCAILNLLSPSDLNEEMVLQNSIAELQAKLEHLHAKYVTSQEEINLLSHQLLQLIENNHILPDLQFLLNNATTNVTNIKLPSIYSFLPHFLNDPNSLRPAFVQSKGRTGISMVLGVPTVKREVQSYLMATLKNLLDRMNPIETADTLIIVLVAETDLEYVTYVAKQIEVQFPNEFEAGVIDVISPSASYYPDLSKLHDTLGDDHQRVVWRSKQNLDFVFLMSYAQTKGTFYVQLEDDILAKKNFITTMKSFALQKIATKEKWFVLDFCQLGFIGKLFKCAELPWLIQFFLMFHNDKPVDWLLDHLVSTKVCSLDKDSKHCKMAKAELWVHYKPSLFQHIGTHSSLKGKVQKLKDKQFGKITLYYAHENPEATVETQIKPYKQYTLQKAYKGESFFWGLLPQPGDHMKFKFLHPIFIKRYLFRSGNPEHPSDRFYNTTVEVFSEISASLNRNSNDITEDGYIVIGKFDALGIAQGTVDPKFGRILILRLTVHSESENWAILSEIHIIEDHSS from the exons ATGACGCCTCATTTTGTAGCTTTGACCCCTATACGAAGACGATGTTTGATTATACTTTCAGTAGTATTAGTACCATGCGCCATTTTAAATCTCCTATCACCTTCAGAtttgaacgaagaaatggttttaCAAAATAGCATTGCAGAATTGCAAGCTAAATTAGAACATTTACATGCTAAATATGTCACAAGccaggaagaaataaacctgtTATCGCATCAATTATTACAATTGATAGAGAACAATCACATTTTACCAGATCTTCAATTTCTACTTAACAATGCTACAACAAACGTGACCAATATAAAGTTACCATCTATATACAGTTTTCTTCCGCACTTTTTAAATGACCCTAATAGTTTACGGCCAgcatttgttcaaagtaaaggACGCACAGGAATCAGTATGGTGTTAGGTGTGCCGACAGTCAAAAGAGAAGTGCAAAGTTACCTAATGGCAACACTTAAGAATTTGCTGGATCGTATGAATCCTATAGAAACAGCAGACACTCTGATCATTGTTTTAGTTGCTGAA ACCGATTTGGAATATGTAACATATGTCGCGAAGCAAATTGAAGTTCA GTTTCCAAATGAGTTCGAGGCTGGTGTAATAGATGTAATATCTCCATCTGCGTCTTATTATCCAGATTTATCTAAATTACATGATACTTTAGGCGATGATCACCAGCGAGTAGTTTGGAGATCAAAACAAAATCTAGATTTTGTATTTCTTATGTCGTATGCTCAGACAAAAGGAACATTTTATGTACAATTAGAAGATGATATTTTAgctaaaaagaattttataacTACAATGAAATCTTTTGCGCTTCAAAAAATTGCGACCAAAGAAAAGTGGTTTGTTTTGGACTTTTGTCAATTAGGATTCATTG ggaaattatttaaatgtgcAGAACTGCCATGGTTGATCCAATTCTTTTTAATGTTTCATAACGATAAACCAGTTGATTGGTTATTAGATCATTTGGTTTCAACCAAAGTTTGTAGTCTTGACAAAGATAGC AAACATTGTAAAATGGCTAAAGCGGAGTTATGGGTTCATTACAAACCCTCCCTTTTTCAACACATAGGAACACATTCTTCGTTAAAGGGAAAAGTGCAGAAATTAAAG GATAAACAATTTGGCAAGATAACATTATATTATGCACATGAGAATCCAGAAGCGACAGTTGAAACACAAATTAAGCCTTATAAACAATACACATTACAAAAAGCGTACAAAGGGGAGTCATTCTTTTGGGGTCTTTTACCCCAACCAGGAGACcatatgaaatttaaatttttgcatcctatttttataaaaag GTACTTATTCAGAAGTGGAAACCCTGAACACCCGTCGGATAGATTTTATAACACAACAGTCGAAGTTTTTTCAGAGATATCTGCATCCCTGAATAGAAATAGTAATGATATAACTGAAGACGGTTATATTGTTATAG GAAAATTCGATGCGCTGGGGATTGCTCAAGGAACAGTAGATCCAAAATTTGGAAGGATATTGATTCTTCGTCTGACTGTACACAGTGAAAGTGAAAATTGGGCAATTTTATCTGAG ATTCACATAATTGAAGATCATTCCAGTTGA
- the Cyp303a1 gene encoding putative cytochrome P450 303a1, with translation MFSTVILLIILLLLLLYLGSRKPKGYPPGPKWWPILGSAVEVARLRRKTGYLFKTCSVLCKKYGPVVGLKIGTDRIVVLNDYESIHAMLTDEDCDGRPIGPVYETRTFGMRRGLIVIDENFWVEQRRFVLKHLREFGFGRKGMAMIIEEEAQWLVEHFKKLISDEYNNRINESKVHFNNNEHDDGHIYKLMKKDNIDMSDPTDTTNRYATKAKQLKASDMYVNANEYVEVRRMAGSSPGMVISMNDAFGVTVLNSLWRMMAGKRYNIDDEELNYLQRILTKLLREIDMIGAPFGHFPILRFIAPEMSGYKSFLETHQQLWKFLKGELDKHKNTFTPDYPRDLMDVYLTVLKSKNYSNTFSESQLLAICVDLFMAGSETTSKALGFCFLYLILFPNVQKKAHEEIDKVIGRNRPPTLEDRTKMTYMNAIVLESLRMFMGRTLNVPHRALKETFILGHRIPKDTMLIVNFNRILMDESWGDPEDFRPERFIDKSGNLITPHMYFPFSIGRHRCMGENLAKSNIFIITTALLQAFTFSTVVGEKKPSSQDFVDGVTAGPKPFRVLVSLRT, from the exons GTCCGAAATGGTGGCCGATTTTGGGCTCCGCCGTGGAGGTGGCTCGTCTTCGTCGGAAGACTGGTTATTTGTTCAAAACCTGTTCTGTCCTATGCAAGAAGTACGGGCCGGTGGTTGGCCTGAAAATCGGCACGGATCGCATCGTGGTACTGAACGATTACGAAAGTATCCATGCGATGCTTACCGACGAAGACTGTGACGGAAGACCGATTGGTCCGGTCTATGAGACGAGAACCTTTGGCATGAGAAGAG GTCTAATCGTTATTGACGAGAACTTCTGGGTCGAGCAGAGAAGATTCGTCCTGAAGCATCTCCGTGAGTTCGGGTTCGGTCGGAAGGGTATGGCCATGATAATAGAAGAAGAAGCTCAATGGCTGGTCGAGCATTTCAAAAAGTTGATCAGCGACGAGTACAACAATCGTATCAACGAATCCAAGGTGCATTTCAATAATAACGAGCACGACGATGGACACATATATAAGTTAATGAAAAAAGATAATATCGATATGTCCGATCCAACGGATACGACGAATCGATACGCAACAAAAGCAAAGCAATTAAAAGCCTCCGATATGTATGTGAATGCGAACGAGTACGTAGAAGTCAGAAGGATGGCTGGATCCTCCCCCGGAATGGTTATTTCGATGAACGATGCCTTTGGTGTTACTGTTCTCAACTCTCTATGGAGAATGATGGCTGGTAAAAG ATACAATATCGATGACGAGGAATTGAATTATCTTCAACGGATTTTGACGAAACTTTTAAGGGAGATCGATATGATTGGCGCGCCCTTTGGTCACTTTCCAATATTGAGATTCATTGCGCCGGAAATGTCTGGTTATAAATCCTTTCTGGAAACACATCAACAGCTCTGGAAATTCTTAAAA GGTGAATTGGATAAGCATAAAAATACTTTCACGCCAGACTATCCCCGGGACTTAATGGATGTATATCTAACTGTCCTGAAGTCTAAAAACTACAGCAACACGTTTTCAG AGTCACAACTACTTGCCATTTGCGTGGATCTGTTTATGGCGGGATCCGAAACTACGTCTAAAGCTCTCGGTTTTTGCTTTCTGTATCTAATTTTGTTTCCAAACGTTCAGAAAAAGGCGCACGAAGAAATCGACAAAGTGATCGGACGAAACAGACCGCCGACTTTAGAGGACAGGACAAA AATGACGTATATGAATGCTATTGTCTTAGAGTCGCTGAGAATGTTCATGGGACGAACATTAAATGTGCCTCACAGAGCGCTAAAGGAGACTTTTATATTAGGTCACAGAATACCGAAA GATACGATGCTTATCGTAAATTTTAATAGAATACTGATGGATGAATCCTGGGGTGATCCCGAGGACTTTCGACCGGAAAGATTTATCGACAAGAGCGGTAACCTTATTACACCGCACATGTACTTTCCGTTTAGTATTG GAAGACATCGTTGCATGGGAGAAAACTTAGCCAAAAGCAACATATTTATCATAACTACCGCATTACTGCAAGCCTTCACATTTTCTACTGtggttggagaaaagaaaccatCGTCGCAAGATTTCGTTGATGGCGTTACAGCTGGTCCTAAACCATTCAGGGTACTGGTTTCCTTGAGAACGTAA